In Humulus lupulus chromosome 6, drHumLupu1.1, whole genome shotgun sequence, a single genomic region encodes these proteins:
- the LOC133782630 gene encoding uncharacterized protein LOC133782630, with translation MDTSSSYCSSMWGLSCAILSYPAPTLKSSVPMFTARRSSSQLSVPQITHHYHQKDSPFVPEVIEAVDSLYSEFRAVDDLVACNTSRVLKAFKNARVGSHHFAGCTGYGHDEAGGREALDQVFAEIVGAESAIVRSQFFSGTHAITCALFAILRPGDELLAVAGAPYDTLEEVIGKRDSHRMGSLKDFGVTYREVPLAEDGGLDWDKLVWALKPETKCALIQRSRGYSWRRSLSVSEIGRAIKIIKMQNPNCLVMVDNCYGEFVESIEPPLVGADLIAGSLIKNPGGTIAPCGGYVAGKEIWVKAAAARLSAPGLGVDCGSTPGDIMRSFFQGLFLSPQMVGEAIKGTLLVAEVMASKGYKVEPLPRVTRHDTVQAVQLRSRERLLSFCEAVQRISPVGSFAKPVAGTTPGYASEVIFADGTFIDGSTSELSCDGPLREPYAVYCQGGTHWTQWGLVLEEVLKSI, from the exons ATGGACACTTCTTCTTCCTACTGCTCTAGCATGTGGGGCTTGTCCTGTGCTATCCTTTCTTATCCTGCACCCACTCTTAAATCTTCAGTACCCATGTTCACTGCTCGTCGTTCAAGCTCTCAACTCTCAGTCCCTCAAATTACTCACCATTATCATCAAAAGGACAGCCCTTTTGTTCCAGAG GTTATTGAAGCAGTGGACTCCTTATATTCAGAGTTCAGAGCTGTGGATGATTTGGTTGCTTGCAACACCAGCCGTGTTCTTAAAGCTTTCAAAAATGCTCGAGTTGGGTCCCAT CACTTTGCCGGATGTACTGGCTATGGTCATGATGAAGCTGGGGGACGTGAAGCACTTGACCAAGTATTTGCTGAAATCGTTGGGGCTGAATCTGCGATAGTTCGCTCTCAG TTTTTCTCAGGAACTCATGCTATAACTTGTGCATTGTTTGCTATTTTAAGGCCAGGGGATGAG CTTTTGGCAGTTGCAGGTGCTCCTTATGACACCTTAGAGGAAGTTATTGGAAAAAGGGACTCTCATAGGATGGGGTCCTTGAAAGATTTTGGAGTAACATATCGAGAAGTTCCT CTAGCTGAGGATGGTGGACTTGACTGGGATAAACTTGTCTGGGCTTTGAAACCTGAGACAAAATGTGCACTCATACAAAGATCTCGTGGTTATTCATGGCGTCGGAGTTTAAGTGTGAGTGAGATAGGTAGAGCAATTAAGATAATCAAG ATGCAGAATCCTAATTGTTTGGTCATGGTGGATAATTGTTATGGTGAATTTGTTGAAAGTATTGAGCCTCCACTTGTG ggtgcagatttaattgcTGGAAGTTTGATTAAAAATCCAGGTGGAACCATAGCACCATGTGGTGGATATGTTGCAGGGAAGGAGATATGGGTGAAAGCAGCAGCAGCTCGTTTGTCGGCACCAGGGCTTGGAGTAGATTGTGGCTCAACTCCTGGTGATATTATGCGGTCCTTTTTCCAGGGATTATTTCTTTCACCTCAAATGGTTGGAGAGGCAATCAAG GGAACCCTTCTTGTAGCTGAAGTAATGGCATCGAAAGGGTATAAAGTAGAGCCTCTTCCCCGTGTTACTCGTCATGATACTGTACAG GCCGTACAACTCAGAAGCCGTGAACGTCTCCTTTCTTTTTGTGAGGCTGTACAAAGAATCTCCCCAGTAGGTTCATTTGCTAAGCCAGTGGCTGGTACAACTCCTGGATATGCCTCTGAG GTCATTTTTGCTGATGGAACTTTCATTGATGGAAGTACAAGTGAGCTTTCATGTGACGGACCATTAAGAGAACCCTATGCTGTATATTGCCAG GGTGGCACCCATTGGACTCAGTGGGGACTAGTCCTTGAAGAGGTTTTAAAATCCATATGA